The region GATAAACATCACCTGATTCGCCTTCTTCAAACGGATTTTCTGTAATTGTAACTTTTCCAAAATAGCCATATTCATCAGGAAGTGAAACGTCAGGAGTTGGTGTACTTTCAACACCAGTACTAATAGAGATATCAATTTTAGTATCTGCTGTTACTAATTCTCCAGCTGTTGTATTCTGATAGCATACAGCTCCCTTTGCATATTCAGAACTTGGAATATTGGAAGTTACTCCTTTTTGAAGACCTGCTTCTAATAATGCTTGTTTTGCCTGTTCTTCCGTCTTACCAAGTAGATTTGGTACTTTTTTTAACGCACTTACATCCGGTCCTGTACTTACTACTAAAGTTACCGTGGAACCTTTCTTTAACATGACTGGATTCTTAGGATCTGTCGCTCTTTCTGGAGTTGTCCGGATAACGAATTCAGCACCTATATCACTATTTGCCTCATCTTTACGTTCCACCTTAAAACCTAAGTCTTCTAATTGTTTCCTTGCTTGTTCGTAACTTCGATTATAAACATCGATTAATTCAACAGGTTGAGCACCAGCACTAATGGTTAAGATAATTGTTGAATTCGATGGAATCTCAGTACCAGCAGGATAATTTTGATTCATAACTAAGCCTTCTTCATACTCATCTGAGTATTCTTTTTCATCCGCCAACGTGACATTAAATAAACGTGATGCAAGCGTAAGACTACTAATTGCTGTGTCTCTATCAAGGCCTCTTACCTCTGGAACTTTTACAAGATCAGCTACTGGCTCTTCTGTTGGTTCTGGTGAAACAGTTACAGTAATGGATGGTACTGGAGTAATATCTGTATCCTTATTGCCCTTGCCCCAATCAAATATATTAAAGAAACGCGCTACAATAAATAATACCGTACAGCCTACCAAAACAGCTGCCGCTATCATGGAGATAATGAGTACTTTCTCCATTTTTGAGTCTACGGAATCAAGTTCCTCTTCTTCCTCTTTGGAAACTTTTTTTGTTCCCTTATCCTTTGCATTGTTATCAATAAATGTTACTGGTGTTTTAGCGGCACTTTTAATATGATTCATCTCATCATCTGATAAAGTGATGGTTGGAGAATCACTAACTACACCATTATTAATAACTACATAATCTCCATCTTTATTTATGATAGAGCGTTTTAAGTCACTGATTAATTCAGAAGCAGATATATATCTTCTCTCTGGCTTCTTCTGCATACATTTTTGTACAATTCTCTCAAGACTTACCGGTACATCTGGATTTAATTCACGAAGAGGGGTAGCCTCTCCTTGAATATGAAGAAGTGCAACGGATACCGTATTGTCTCCTGCAAATGGTACTTCACCACTTAACATTTCATACATTGTTACACCAAGAGAATAGATATCACTTCTCTCATCGCTGTATCCGCCTCTTGCCTGTTCTGGTGATAAATAATGAACAGAACCAATCGCATTCTGAGTAACAGTATTCGTAGATGCAGCCTTAGCTATACCAAAGTCTGTTACTTTTACTTTACCATCTCTGGATATAATGATATTCTGTGGTTTAATATCCCTATGAATAATGTGATTGTCATGAGCAGCCTCCATACCTTGCGCTATCTGAATCGCAATTCCAACTGCCTCTTTTACTTCTAACTTTCCTTTACGTTCAATAAATTTCTTTAACGTAATTCCTTCCACAAGCTCCATAACGATATAATATAATCCATCGTCATCACCTACATCATAGACATTTACTATGTTCGGATGAGATAAGCCCGCTACAGATTGAGCTTCTCCACGGAATTTCGTTACAAAATTCTTATCACTTGAATATTCCGGTTTCAATATTTTAATTGCTACATATCGATTTAACCGATGACATTTTGCTTTGTAAACATCCGCCATTCCTCCAGAACCAACTCTGTCTACAATTTCATATCTGTCACTGATAAACATTCCAGGTTTAATCATTTTATATACCTTTTACCTTTCCGGCTACACAAAAATGTCTGCTGAAACAAACAAGCTTATGTAAAAATGCCTCTCTTCTCTCCTTTTAATTACATCCCTCAATGCATCTTCCTATGTGCTTAATCAAGACGGATCAAAATGACAGCAATATTATCTTTACCACCATTTTCATTCGCTCTCTTCACTAACTCTTTCCCAGATGCCTCTAGATCGTCTTCATTACTTCTAATAATTGCAAGGATTTCTTCATCCTCGAGCATGTTCGACAATCCATCAGAACATAATAGAATGATATCTCGAGATTTTACACTAACTTCAAAAAAATCAGGTACGACAGTAAGGCTTGCTCCCACCGCTCTTGTTATAACATTTTTCTTTGGATGGAATCTAGCTTCACTTCGTTTTATCTCGCCTGTCTTTACCATTTCCTCAACTAAGGAATGGTCTTCTGTAATCTGCTTTATTGTATCATTTATTAAGTATAACCTGCTGTCTCCAATGTTGGCTACGTACATTAATTGATCCATGATTGTTGCTATAACTAACGTAGTTCCCATTCCTTCTAAACCAGTTTGCTCTCTAGCTTGCTTTAATAGTAACTCATTGGTTTTTGCAACAGCAGTATCCAACATACCAATTACAGTCTTCTCTTCACTTTCCCCAATGAGTTTTACCATTTCTTCCACACAATAACGAGAAGCAAAATCACCGGCGTTATGTCCACCCATACCATCAGCTACGATAAACAGGTTTGGAAGTGCTCCAACCGAACACTCATTACAATAGACATAATCTTGGTTGCTCTCCCTCTTTAGACCGATGTCAGTTATAGAATATGTGTTCATCCTATAGATTCACCTCCTGTACCATTGTCTTATCTGTATAGCTCTTTCTCAATTGTCCACAAGCTGCATTAATATCTGAGCCCATTTCTCTTCTAATAGTAACATTAATTCTATTTTTTTCAAGTATATTTTTGAAATTTTGTATGTTATTCCCCGTGGAACGCTTGTAATCTCTCTCTTTTATAGGGTTCACCGGTATTAGATTTACGTGACAATTTTTACCTTTTAAGAGTCTAGAAAGCTCTTTGGCACAAGCTGCGGTATCATTTACACCATCTACGAGGCTGTATTCATAACTGACTCTTCGCCCTGTCTTTTCGTAATAATAGTCACACGCATTTAATACATCTTGTAACTGATAACTATTTGCAACCGGCATTATCTTTGCTCTCTCTTCATCATTCGGAGCATGTAACGACAATGCCAATGTGATGGCAAAACCCTCTTCTGCTAAAGCCCTCATCTTAGGAACGATACCACAAGTAGAAACCGTTATATTTCTTTGTGAAATATTCAAACCATCCGAAGAAGAAATCATACGGATAAACTTAACGAAATTATCGTAATTATCCATAGGTTCTCCGGTTCCCATAATTACGATATTGCTCACTCTCTCTCCAGAAAGTCTTTGTATCTGGTAAACTTCATCTAACATTTCCGATGTTTTTAAGTTTCTTGTAAGACCGCCAAGAGTAGATGCACAGAAACGGCACCCCATACGGCATCCTACCTGAGATGAGATACAAACCGAGTTTCCATGATGATATTTCATAAGTACGCATTCAACTACATTTCCATCTGATAAGCGAAATAAATATTTTACAGTTCCATCCATCTTTGATTCATAGCGTTCTAAATCATTGACACAGATTAACTCATACTCTGAAGCAAGTTTCGCTCGAAGTTCTTTCGATAAATTCGTCATCTCTTCGAAGTCTCTTACTAACTTTACATGGAGCCACTCATAAATCTGTTTTGCCCTGAATTCCTTTTCTCCAATGATTTTTAAACTAGCTTTTAATTCTTCTAATGTAAGTGCTTTGATGTCTATTTTTTCAGTAATACTTTGCATTTTTACCCCATTCCCACGCATATTCTTTGCGCATCGTTTAAAAGAAAACCATGCCCGCTTAGCAGTAGGTGTGAAGTTTTAGAAATTCTTAGGCGGCGTCTTTTGGCGCCTTAGAAATTCTCTTCACACTTAAACCTTTCTAAATCTTGAGATAAAGAAACCATCTACACCGGATTTGTTAGGTAATAATTGTAGATAGCCTTGTTTTGATGTTTCGCACTGTAAATTCTCTGGTAGATAAGTATCAATGGATTCTGGTTGTAATTTTAATGTCTCCGTAATAAATCGTATATTGTCCTCATTTTCTTCTGGATTTATTGTACAAGTACTAAATATTAAGACTCCTCCAGGCTTTAAATAGGAAACGACAACAGTAAGGATGTTTCTCTGCAATTTTGCCAGTTCCGACATCATTTCTTTCGTCATATTGTATTTAATATCTGGTTTCTTTCCAATGACACCAAGGCCTGAGCAAGGGAGATCCGCTAAAATTATATCCGCTTTTTCTTTGACTGAATCATCGGGTACCAAAGCATCGAAAACTTTCACAGACACATTTTGATATCCTATACGTTCTAAGTTCTGTTCAATTAAAGCAACCTTTCTATCGGTCTTATCTCTAGCATCCACATGACCAGGATTTTTTTCTCCACCCGCCACAAGAAGAAGATCGGCCGCATGTAAGGTTTTACCGCCTGGTGCAGCACATACATCAATGATATAGTCTCCAGCCTTAATTCCAGCAATTAACCCAACCATCATAGAACTTTCATCTTGAACTTGAAAATATCCTTTTTGAAAACTATCAAGCACTGGCAATGAATTATAGGAAGTAATTCTTTTGGCATTCGTTAGATACGCACCGTCACGAACCTCTACTCCATCTTTTACCAAATTATCTACTAGTTCATCGATAGTAATTTTACTTTCATTGATACGTATTGATGTATCCTTTGGCTCTAAGAAAGCTTGTAACATTTCTTCAACCTGTTCTCTACGAAAGCTTTTTAGCCAAAATTCCACTAACTCTTTGGGCATTGAGTATTGATAGGAAAGCCTTTCTATTTCATTTAATTTACTAATATCGAATCCATTTGCTTTTTGAAATTCTCTGCTAAGATTTCTTAATATCCCATTTACGAAGCCAGACAATCCACCTAATCCTCGTTTTTTTACAAGCTTAACCGCTTCATCGCAGGCTGCACTATCTGGAATTTGTTCCATAAATTCAATTTGGTACGCTGCAATTCTTAATACATTTCGAATTACAGGCTTCATCTTTTTCACCTTAATCTTTGAAAACCGTTCCAAATCATAATCAAGTCTTAGTTTTTGTTCTAAAACCCCAAGGCAGAGCCTTGATATAAAGGCTCTGTCTTGCTTACTCAAGTCTTTGTAATTTTTTAAAGTTTCATTGATTACAACGTGACTTGGAAGCTTATCCTCATTAATTTTAAGGCACATCGTAAGTACAATTTCTCTAGCGTTCATAGTTCTCCGTTCTTATTTATACTAATCTCTACTTCTATTCCCAAATAGCAGAATCAAACGCAACAATTGTAAGATAGAAGCAGCGGCACTTGCAACATAAGTAAGTGCTGCGGCACCTAGTACTCTCTTCGTATCTCTGATTTCATCTCCATATAAAATTCCTGTATCCGATAATACAGCAACTGCTCTACTTGATGCATTAAACTCAACTGGTAAGGTAACTAATTGGAATATAACAGCTAAAGAAAACGCCAAAATACCAACGGTAATTAAAGTCTGTGATCCACCAATTATAATACCAGCAAAAATCAATGGCCAAGATAACGTGGCGCCCAAGTTTGCTACTGGTACAATAGCAGATTTAAGCTTAAGTGGAACATAACCTTTTTGATCTTGAATAGCATGGCCACATTCATGTGCTGCAACACCAATCGCTGCGACGGAAGAACTATCATATACTGAATCTGATAAACGAAGAACCTTACTTCTTGAATCATAATGATCTGTTAAACTTCCACTCACTCTTTGTATCTGTACATCATAAATACCTGCAGAATGCAAAATTCGTTCTGCCGCTGTTGCTCCAGTCATTCCTGACATACTTCGAACCTTACTGTATTTTGAAAATGTAGACTTCACTTTCATGGATGCTGCAATACTTAGGATGGCTCCTACAATAATCATCCAGTAATAAGGGTCAAAATAAAATCCGTAAAACGGTGATGCATAATATAAAAAATTTAACATCGTAACCTCATTTCTGCGCTGCTCTTAGTATTTTTTTAGGACAATGCATATCAAGTTTGTGTTGCAACGCAGACACAAACAATACATGAACCAATGTGAAGTTTTAAAATCTCTTAGGCGACGTCTTTTGGCGCCTTAGATATTCTCTTCGTACTCCCCAAATCATACCATGGATTCGTGTCTAAACTTTTAAAACTTCATTAATTTTTCATTAAAGATTATATTATACTATAATCTCTTTGATCGATATAGTGAGGAATCTTGGCAAACTAATAATTTTACATCGAAATGAAATAATTCACATCATGTTTTTTTATGGTGCTACTTTTAGTTTTAGTTTCTAATTTTCGTTTATTCCAAGGATATCGCCAGCATTTATTTGATAACCACGTAAAAATTCGCCAGCTAACATTTTCTTCTTTCCTTCTAACTGAAGCTCGTTAATTTTTAATAGCTTATCCCCAGTTTTCACAAAGATTGCTTCTTTTGTAACTCTTACTATACTACCAAATTCTGCTTCTTCAGCGTCTTTTATGATATCAGGGTCATGTGATACCTCTGCACTCCATAACTTTAAGGTCTTTCCCTTATAATAAGTATAAGCGCTTGGCCAAGGATTTAGTCCACGAATCATTCTCTCTATCGAATCGGCATCTTTCGAAAAATCAATTTTACCCATTTCTTTGGATAGCATTTTAATGTAAGTAGAATTGGAATCATCCTGCTTGGTATATGTGGCTGTTCCATTTTTTATTAATTCAATCCCTTCCAACAAAGCATCCCCGCCGATTACCGCTAATTTATCATGTAAACTGCCACCCGTTTCTTCCTTTGTGATATCAATTTCTTTTTTTAAAATCATATCACCGGTATCACAACCAACATCCATCTTCATAATAGTAACACCTGTTTTTTCTTCTCCATTTAAGATAACCCATTGAATCGGTGCACTACCGCGATATTTTGGTAATAAGGACGCATGAACATTAATACAACCGAAAGGCGGAAGTTCTAAGATATCCTTAGATAAAATCTGTCCAAAAGCTGCAACTAAGATAATATCTGGAGCCAAGGCTTTTAGTTGTTCCACAAACTCAGGTTCTTTCACACGTCTTGGCTGGTAAACAGGAATTTGATGCTTTAAGGCAACTTCCTTAACTGGAGGAAATGCCATCTCTTTTCCTCTACCCTTTGGCTTGTCAGGTTGTGTTACTACTCCTATTATTTCGATATCAGAAGAAAGCAGTGTTTCTAGAATCGTTGCTGCTATCTCTGGTGTCCCCATATAGACCGCTTTCATTCTCATCCCTCCTATTCTTCCTCTTCCTCATCATAACTAGTTACTTCATGTACTTCACCATTAACTTTTTCAACATATAAAATACCATCTAAATGATCGATTTCGTGACAGAACGCTCTAGCTAATAAGCCTTCACCTTCTACTTCAAAAGGTTTCATATGACGATCATAAGCTTTTACTTTAACATAATTTGGGCGTGTCACGATACCTGCTTTCCCAGGTAAACTAAGGCAGCCTTCATCTCCAGTTTGCTCACCATCGGTAGATATAATCTCTGGATTAATTAATATTATTGGTTCATTTCCTTCTAGTGATACATCAATCACAACCAAACGTTTTAACACACCAACCTGAGGAGCAGCTAATCCAACGCCCCCCGCATCATACATTGTATCTAACATATCATCGATTAACGTATCAATTTTTGGTGTTACTTCCTCGATTACCTTTGAGGTCTTGTTTAAAATACTGTCACCCATTATTCTAATATTTCTTTTCGCCATGTCATTCTTCCTTTCGTTAATAACTGTTCATTGGATCAAAATCAAATTGTACATTACACTTTTTAAAATACTCTGAAACTGTAATGTACTGTTCTAAAAAGTCCTTTACTTCAACAAGATACTCATATTGTTCTTCTTTTAGATATAAAACTCTTCGATAAATATCATTCATTTTTGCAATTCCAGCAGGCGCAGGCCCGATAATACTAATATTAGGCTTATTATCATCTTGCTCATTGTTTTCCAAATAATTTTCAATTTTTCCTTGTTCCTTGAACTTATCTTGTTCCTTGAACTCAAACTTTCCTTGTTCAATAAACTTATTTTGTTCATCAGGTTTATCTTGGTTAATTAATTCTACCTTCGCCTTTAACCATTCTTTCACTGCCCCAGCCAAAAGATCCGCTGCAAGGATAACAACTTCCTCCTCTTTTGACTGAATCAAAATAGCCATAATGTGCGCAGCAGGAGGATACTTCATAAGACGCCTGTAATTCATCTCCTGCTCATAAAAAGCAACATAATCTTCTGTCGCCGCAGTGGTTACTGCATAATGCTCTGGTTGATAGGTTTGTATCACAACCTCTCCGATCAGTTCACCACGTCCTGCACGACCTGCTGCTTGTGCTAACAACTGAAATGTTCGCTCTGCTGCCCGATAATCATTTGCATAAAGTGATAAATCCGCAGCTAAAATACCCACTAGAGTTACTCCGGCAAAATCATGCCCCTTTACAATCATCTGAGTTCCAATCAGGATATCTGCTTCACCATTTGCAAATGAACTTAAAATTTCTTCATAACTTAGTTTGTTCTTCGTAGTATCCGCATCCATACGTAGAACTCTAGCCGTCGGAAATTCCTTTAATACCATCGCCTCAACTTTCTGCGTTCCTGTTCCAAAAGCAGCAATATACTTAGAACCACAGACCGGACAAATGTTTGGGGTCGGAATTTCATATCCGCAATAATGACATTTTAACACACCAGTACTATGTGCCGTCAAGGAAATATCGCAATGAGGACATTTCATTGCAGTACCACAACTTCGACATGACACAAAACCTGCGTATCCTCTTCGGTTTAAAAATAACATAATCTGTTCTTTTTTTCTTAAACGATCTTCAATTAAGCTTCGTAACAGATCACTAAAGATGGATTTGTTTTTCTTCTTTAATTCTTCTTTTAAATCAACAATGGAAACCATCGGAACTTTTGCTTCTTTTGCTCTTTTCGTTAAATGAAATAGCTCAAATTCTCCGTCCATTGCTTTTTTATATGCTTCCAGAGATGGGGTTGCAGAACCAAGGATGATGGAAGCATTGCTTAGTTCGCCTCTCTTAATCGCCACTTCTCTTGCATGATATTTCGGAGGCATCTCACTTTTATAACTTGTTTCATGCTCTTCATCTATAATAATCAAACCTAGGTCTTTAAACGGCGTAAATAAAGCAGACCTAGGACCAATCATGATATCGATATCGCCATTTTTTGCTCGTTCAATTTGATCGTATCGTTCTCCAGCAGACATCTTAGAGTTTAGAATAGAGATACGATTACCAAATCTTTTGTAAAAACGTACTACAGTCTGATACGTAAGCGCAATTTCAGGAATTAACATAATAACCTGTCTACCAGATTGTATTACTTGGTCGATAATTCCCATATATACTTCTGTTTTACCGCTGCCTGTAATACCGTGGATTAAATAAGTTTTTCGTATCCCTTCTTCATAATCCTTTAAAACCTTAGACACTATTTCTTGCTGTTCATAATTTAAAGAGATACTGTAACTATCCGTCGTCTTTGAAGCAATTGGATTACGATACTTTGTCTCTGATTCAATTTGAATGATTCCACTTTCCTTTAAGGAATTAATGGTTGTTCTTGAGATATTTAATTTATTGACAATATCCTCAAACTCAATTTCTTCGCTATTCATAAGAGCCAATAATAGTCTTGCTTTCGCTTTATGCTTTTTCTTTTCCGCTTCAATATATGCGTCCTGTAACTTTTCTTTTGACACAGCTGACGATACGATTCGTTTTTCAATCTGCTTCACACTTTTTTTCACTGGAATTACTGTCTTTAAGGCATCATTCATCGTACCGCCATATTGCTCTTTCACAAATGCAGCAAGGGCTATCATCTGTCCTTCGATTGGTAGCCCTTTATCTTTAATTCCAAGT is a window of Lachnoclostridium phytofermentans ISDg DNA encoding:
- the pknB gene encoding Stk1 family PASTA domain-containing Ser/Thr kinase codes for the protein MIKPGMFISDRYEIVDRVGSGGMADVYKAKCHRLNRYVAIKILKPEYSSDKNFVTKFRGEAQSVAGLSHPNIVNVYDVGDDDGLYYIVMELVEGITLKKFIERKGKLEVKEAVGIAIQIAQGMEAAHDNHIIHRDIKPQNIIISRDGKVKVTDFGIAKAASTNTVTQNAIGSVHYLSPEQARGGYSDERSDIYSLGVTMYEMLSGEVPFAGDNTVSVALLHIQGEATPLRELNPDVPVSLERIVQKCMQKKPERRYISASELISDLKRSIINKDGDYVVINNGVVSDSPTITLSDDEMNHIKSAAKTPVTFIDNNAKDKGTKKVSKEEEEELDSVDSKMEKVLIISMIAAAVLVGCTVLFIVARFFNIFDWGKGNKDTDITPVPSITVTVSPEPTEEPVADLVKVPEVRGLDRDTAISSLTLASRLFNVTLADEKEYSDEYEEGLVMNQNYPAGTEIPSNSTIILTISAGAQPVELIDVYNRSYEQARKQLEDLGFKVERKDEANSDIGAEFVIRTTPERATDPKNPVMLKKGSTVTLVVSTGPDVSALKKVPNLLGKTEEQAKQALLEAGLQKGVTSNIPSSEYAKGAVCYQNTTAGELVTADTKIDISISTGVESTPTPDVSLPDEYGYFGKVTITENPFEEGESGDVYLELEQDGESMLIMQKYLSYDDFPKALKNIKVEGIREGDGIVRMYIDDVPYGSSWSVFLSAEKKK
- a CDS encoding Stp1/IreP family PP2C-type Ser/Thr phosphatase, coding for MNTYSITDIGLKRESNQDYVYCNECSVGALPNLFIVADGMGGHNAGDFASRYCVEEMVKLIGESEEKTVIGMLDTAVAKTNELLLKQAREQTGLEGMGTTLVIATIMDQLMYVANIGDSRLYLINDTIKQITEDHSLVEEMVKTGEIKRSEARFHPKKNVITRAVGASLTVVPDFFEVSVKSRDIILLCSDGLSNMLEDEEILAIIRSNEDDLEASGKELVKRANENGGKDNIAVILIRLD
- the rlmN gene encoding 23S rRNA (adenine(2503)-C(2))-methyltransferase RlmN, with protein sequence MQSITEKIDIKALTLEELKASLKIIGEKEFRAKQIYEWLHVKLVRDFEEMTNLSKELRAKLASEYELICVNDLERYESKMDGTVKYLFRLSDGNVVECVLMKYHHGNSVCISSQVGCRMGCRFCASTLGGLTRNLKTSEMLDEVYQIQRLSGERVSNIVIMGTGEPMDNYDNFVKFIRMISSSDGLNISQRNITVSTCGIVPKMRALAEEGFAITLALSLHAPNDEERAKIMPVANSYQLQDVLNACDYYYEKTGRRVSYEYSLVDGVNDTAACAKELSRLLKGKNCHVNLIPVNPIKERDYKRSTGNNIQNFKNILEKNRINVTIRREMGSDINAACGQLRKSYTDKTMVQEVNL
- the rsmB gene encoding 16S rRNA (cytosine(967)-C(5))-methyltransferase RsmB, which encodes MNAREIVLTMCLKINEDKLPSHVVINETLKNYKDLSKQDRAFISRLCLGVLEQKLRLDYDLERFSKIKVKKMKPVIRNVLRIAAYQIEFMEQIPDSAACDEAVKLVKKRGLGGLSGFVNGILRNLSREFQKANGFDISKLNEIERLSYQYSMPKELVEFWLKSFRREQVEEMLQAFLEPKDTSIRINESKITIDELVDNLVKDGVEVRDGAYLTNAKRITSYNSLPVLDSFQKGYFQVQDESSMMVGLIAGIKAGDYIIDVCAAPGGKTLHAADLLLVAGGEKNPGHVDARDKTDRKVALIEQNLERIGYQNVSVKVFDALVPDDSVKEKADIILADLPCSGLGVIGKKPDIKYNMTKEMMSELAKLQRNILTVVVSYLKPGGVLIFSTCTINPEENEDNIRFITETLKLQPESIDTYLPENLQCETSKQGYLQLLPNKSGVDGFFISRFRKV
- a CDS encoding zinc metallopeptidase; protein product: MLNFLYYASPFYGFYFDPYYWMIIVGAILSIAASMKVKSTFSKYSKVRSMSGMTGATAAERILHSAGIYDVQIQRVSGSLTDHYDSRSKVLRLSDSVYDSSSVAAIGVAAHECGHAIQDQKGYVPLKLKSAIVPVANLGATLSWPLIFAGIIIGGSQTLITVGILAFSLAVIFQLVTLPVEFNASSRAVAVLSDTGILYGDEIRDTKRVLGAAALTYVASAAASILQLLRLILLFGNRSRD
- the fmt gene encoding methionyl-tRNA formyltransferase; its protein translation is MKAVYMGTPEIAATILETLLSSDIEIIGVVTQPDKPKGRGKEMAFPPVKEVALKHQIPVYQPRRVKEPEFVEQLKALAPDIILVAAFGQILSKDILELPPFGCINVHASLLPKYRGSAPIQWVILNGEEKTGVTIMKMDVGCDTGDMILKKEIDITKEETGGSLHDKLAVIGGDALLEGIELIKNGTATYTKQDDSNSTYIKMLSKEMGKIDFSKDADSIERMIRGLNPWPSAYTYYKGKTLKLWSAEVSHDPDIIKDAEEAEFGSIVRVTKEAIFVKTGDKLLKINELQLEGKKKMLAGEFLRGYQINAGDILGINEN
- the def gene encoding peptide deformylase, which encodes MAKRNIRIMGDSILNKTSKVIEEVTPKIDTLIDDMLDTMYDAGGVGLAAPQVGVLKRLVVIDVSLEGNEPIILINPEIISTDGEQTGDEGCLSLPGKAGIVTRPNYVKVKAYDRHMKPFEVEGEGLLARAFCHEIDHLDGILYVEKVNGEVHEVTSYDEEEEE
- the priA gene encoding replication restart helicase PriA, whose product is MQYADIIVDISVENLDKTYQYSIPPALCADAVIGVPVTIPFGNGNRSISGFIVGLSDVPKIAPERIKSILGIKDKGLPIEGQMIALAAFVKEQYGGTMNDALKTVIPVKKSVKQIEKRIVSSAVSKEKLQDAYIEAEKKKHKAKARLLLALMNSEEIEFEDIVNKLNISRTTINSLKESGIIQIESETKYRNPIASKTTDSYSISLNYEQQEIVSKVLKDYEEGIRKTYLIHGITGSGKTEVYMGIIDQVIQSGRQVIMLIPEIALTYQTVVRFYKRFGNRISILNSKMSAGERYDQIERAKNGDIDIMIGPRSALFTPFKDLGLIIIDEEHETSYKSEMPPKYHAREVAIKRGELSNASIILGSATPSLEAYKKAMDGEFELFHLTKRAKEAKVPMVSIVDLKEELKKKNKSIFSDLLRSLIEDRLRKKEQIMLFLNRRGYAGFVSCRSCGTAMKCPHCDISLTAHSTGVLKCHYCGYEIPTPNICPVCGSKYIAAFGTGTQKVEAMVLKEFPTARVLRMDADTTKNKLSYEEILSSFANGEADILIGTQMIVKGHDFAGVTLVGILAADLSLYANDYRAAERTFQLLAQAAGRAGRGELIGEVVIQTYQPEHYAVTTAATEDYVAFYEQEMNYRRLMKYPPAAHIMAILIQSKEEEVVILAADLLAGAVKEWLKAKVELINQDKPDEQNKFIEQGKFEFKEQDKFKEQGKIENYLENNEQDDNKPNISIIGPAPAGIAKMNDIYRRVLYLKEEQYEYLVEVKDFLEQYITVSEYFKKCNVQFDFDPMNSY